One part of the Coturnix japonica isolate 7356 linkage group LGE22C19W28_E50C23, Coturnix japonica 2.1, whole genome shotgun sequence genome encodes these proteins:
- the INHBC gene encoding inhibin beta C chain isoform X1 produces the protein MAALLTFLLLILLWTHAAPRCPGCGLTALPPPAQRRLLLAMAQRSILARLHLHEPPRPLQPPNRAALLSALYRVRPQLVAPQRPPGAAEQNYEVLSFAEAGPSTPLSSLLLFRFSPELRVNSKVLQAHLHLFHPPPPGPGSSQPVSIRLLNGDSKQNISVDTLDVNGDGWAMLDVSDELRSALNRGKEQLIIELSTTRPPGPPPLISDPYRPFVAIKARRGASNRRRRRGIDCGGSTRMCCRKDFYVDFKEIGWDGWIIQPEGYHMNYCAGLCPPHVAAVPGVAASFHTAVLNLIKANDAEAEADSCCVPTQRRPLSLLYYDRDSNIVKTDIPDMIVDACGCT, from the exons ATGGCAGCGCTgctcaccttcctcctcctcatcctcctttGGACCCACGCAGCCCCACGTTGTCCCGGTTGTGGGTTGACAGCTCTGCCCCCCCCAGCACAACGCAGGTTGCTCCTGGCTATGGCTCAGCGCAGCATCTTGGCCAGGCTTCATTTACATGAGCCCCCCCGTCCCCTACAGCCCCCCAATAGGGCGGCATTGCTCAGTGCTCTCTATAGGGTACGACCTCAGCTCGTAGCCCCACAACGACCCCCcggggctgcagagcagaactaCGAGGTGCTGAGCTTCGCTGAGGCAG GTCCATCCACCCCACTCAGCTCCCTCCTTCTGTTCCGCTTCTCCCCGGAGCTCCGTGTTAACTCCAAGGTCCTTCAGGCGCACCTCCACCtcttccaccccccccccccaggtcctggcagctcaCAACCCGTATCCATCCGGCTTTTAAACGGGGactcaaagcaaaacatcagCGTGGATACACTGGATGTCAATGGGGACGGCTGGGCGATGCTGGATGTGAGCGATGAATTACGGAGCGCCTTAAACCGCGGCAAAGAGCAGCTGATAATAGAACTGAGCACAACGcgacccccaggacccccccctTTAATTTCCGACCCTTATCGACCCTTTGTAGCCATCAAAGCCCGGAGAGGAGCCTCAAATCGTCGCCGTCGTCGCGGTATCGATTGCGGCGGCAGCACGaggatgtgctgcaggaaggattTCTACGTGGACTTTAAGGAGATCGGTTGGGACGGTTGGATCATCCAACCCGAGGGGTATCACATGAATTATTGCGCCGGGTTGTGCCCACCCCACGTCGCCGCCGTCCCAGGGGTGGCCGCATCGTTTCACACCGCCGTCCTCAACCTGATCAAAGCCAACGATGCTGAAGCTGAAGCCGATTCTTGCTGCGTTCCGACCCAGCGCCGCCCCCTCTCGTTACTTTATTACGACCGGGACAGTAACATCGTCAAAACCGACATCCCCGATATGATCGTGGATGCGTGTGGCTGCACTTAA
- the INHBC gene encoding inhibin beta C chain isoform X2: MAALLTFLLLILLWTHAAPRCPGCGLTALPPPAQRRLLLAMAQRSILARLHLHEPPRPLQPPNRAALLSALYRVRPQLVAPQRPPGAAEQNYEVLSFAEAGPGSSQPVSIRLLNGDSKQNISVDTLDVNGDGWAMLDVSDELRSALNRGKEQLIIELSTTRPPGPPPLISDPYRPFVAIKARRGASNRRRRRGIDCGGSTRMCCRKDFYVDFKEIGWDGWIIQPEGYHMNYCAGLCPPHVAAVPGVAASFHTAVLNLIKANDAEAEADSCCVPTQRRPLSLLYYDRDSNIVKTDIPDMIVDACGCT; this comes from the exons ATGGCAGCGCTgctcaccttcctcctcctcatcctcctttGGACCCACGCAGCCCCACGTTGTCCCGGTTGTGGGTTGACAGCTCTGCCCCCCCCAGCACAACGCAGGTTGCTCCTGGCTATGGCTCAGCGCAGCATCTTGGCCAGGCTTCATTTACATGAGCCCCCCCGTCCCCTACAGCCCCCCAATAGGGCGGCATTGCTCAGTGCTCTCTATAGGGTACGACCTCAGCTCGTAGCCCCACAACGACCCCCcggggctgcagagcagaactaCGAGGTGCTGAGCTTCGCTGAGGCAG gtcctggcagctcaCAACCCGTATCCATCCGGCTTTTAAACGGGGactcaaagcaaaacatcagCGTGGATACACTGGATGTCAATGGGGACGGCTGGGCGATGCTGGATGTGAGCGATGAATTACGGAGCGCCTTAAACCGCGGCAAAGAGCAGCTGATAATAGAACTGAGCACAACGcgacccccaggacccccccctTTAATTTCCGACCCTTATCGACCCTTTGTAGCCATCAAAGCCCGGAGAGGAGCCTCAAATCGTCGCCGTCGTCGCGGTATCGATTGCGGCGGCAGCACGaggatgtgctgcaggaaggattTCTACGTGGACTTTAAGGAGATCGGTTGGGACGGTTGGATCATCCAACCCGAGGGGTATCACATGAATTATTGCGCCGGGTTGTGCCCACCCCACGTCGCCGCCGTCCCAGGGGTGGCCGCATCGTTTCACACCGCCGTCCTCAACCTGATCAAAGCCAACGATGCTGAAGCTGAAGCCGATTCTTGCTGCGTTCCGACCCAGCGCCGCCCCCTCTCGTTACTTTATTACGACCGGGACAGTAACATCGTCAAAACCGACATCCCCGATATGATCGTGGATGCGTGTGGCTGCACTTAA
- the LOC107325767 gene encoding inhibin beta E chain-like: protein MGAGPPRGSVLPPISPKGPPLPLLPGAAVCAHPLPSLPSEPPSSPGTVLRFHLSPPPDQDVRVVQVQLWLYVRVPRGSVTNFTLSISLLEGHNDTGGGRRLLLSSRRLSARSSGWRTFSILPALRGSFGGEHRTIRLHLQSSGDGGGFVTASNAPQPRQPFLVASASLKDPEHRVTKRSLRCNRDSSLCCRRDHYVDFKAIGWNDWIISPEGYQLNYCVGQCPLHVAGSPGMASSFHSAVLSLVKANNVRTAAHSCCVPTRRRPLSLLYFDRNSNIVKTDIPDMIVDACGCS, encoded by the exons atgggggct ggacccccccgGGGCTCCGTTctcccccccatctcccccaaGGGACCCCCTCTGCCTTTGCTTCCTGGTGCTGCCGTGTGTGCTcaccccctcccctctctcccctcaGAACCCCCGTCCTCCCCCGGCACAGTGCTGCGCTTCCACCTCTCCCCCCCCCCGGATCAGGACGTTCGAGTCGTTCAGGTTCAATTGTGGCTTTACGTCCGCGTTCCTCGAGGCTCCGTCACCAACTTCACCCTCAGCATCTCCCTCCTGGAGGGGCACAATGACACGGGGGGGGGTCGCCGCTTATTGCTGAGCTCACGGCGACTGAGCGCTCGGAGCAGCGGCTGGAGGACGTTCTCCATCCTCCCCGCACTACGAGGCTCCTTCGGGGGGGAGCACAGAACCATCCGGCTGCACCTTCAAAGCTCCGGGGACGGCGGAGGGTTCGTGACCGCTTCCAACGCCCCCCAACCCCGGCAGCCTTTCCTTGTGGCCTCGGCATCGTTGAAAGACCCGGAGCATCGTGTGACCAAACGTAGTTTGAGATGCAACCGCGACTCCTCGTTGTGCTGCCGTCGGGATCACTATGTAGACTTTAAAGCCATCGGTTGGAACGATTGGATCATCAGCCCCGAGGGGTATCAGCTCAATTACTGCGTGGGTCAGTGTCCGCTTCACGTTGCTGGCAGCCCCGGGATGGCTTCGTCGTTTCATAGCGCCGTTCTCAGCCTGGTAAAGGCCAACAACGTTCGTACCGCAGCTCATTCGTGCTGTGTCCCGACTCGCCGCCgtcccctctccctcctttaTTTCGATCGGAACAGCAACATCGTCAAAACCGACATCCCCGATATGATCGTGGACGCGTGTGGCTGCAGCTGA